The following are encoded in a window of Megalopta genalis isolate 19385.01 chromosome 6, iyMegGena1_principal, whole genome shotgun sequence genomic DNA:
- the LOC117222248 gene encoding mitogen-activated protein kinase 15 isoform X1: protein MSGKNTTEKVLEIDAHVSKHYDIVRRLGKGAYGIVWKAIDKKNKETVAVKKIFDAFQNQTDAQRTFREIMFLLSFANHENIIRLIGLHKANNDRDIYLVFEYMEIDLHNVIKKGNLLKDIHKVFIMYQLFKAIKYIHSGNVIHRDLKPSNVLLNTQCQCKIADFGLARSVTQIGEGDGETGSDPTLTDYVATRWYRAPEILVASKRYTKGIDMWSLGCILGEMLLGKPLFPGSSTINQVERIMATLPSPSKEDLMSVCAGYGTNLLEKTPNGPRRSLRDLLPDVSEKALHLISNLIVFNPNRRLTAVEALEHAYVANFHKRSKEPERGSSVVPLLRDDVQLSVDDYRNKLYSMMDEKHRKHKNMSKSRIRRLSEHIRKETAVNHSNPVIGQGDGTVGKNPGHSYQDLRKEKGRNDVYEPSCLDARAHLANRKTTRQPQIDSGEGIRKTRTISTSMEPQTQNSTVKNHRPTARSVATQYTYNLMNGNVNNFTPSGTKSCLYINQQHRQLSKSQRSIQSDQVPMCSPDGRSGQLAQVARTKPRKNGKQTRQPARFTSDTNWRGQDRQRISFAHDSPQSLQTKYFAKTSDNTICYYLRSNDSQNSKNVSSGSNANSAESLCAARTTSASKNQVIRNYLTQVMPMRVEQQKPAPCRTKKNADHAIILRSNADRLESSDCPANGARRTKNSAPTHRHVTREQPKHATEGAKWSAPVNNSGYLNNYRQSHGVITASAYKDLRSGNIKW from the exons ATGTCAGGGAAAAACACCACCGAAAAGGTTTTGGAAATCGACGCACACGTCAGCAAACATTATGACATAGTTCGACGTCTCGGCAAGGGG GCCTACGGTATAGTATGGAAGGCGATAGACAAGAAAAACAAGGAGACGGTTGCGGTGAAGAAGATCTTCGACGCCTTCCAAAACCAGACGGACGCGCAGCGCACGTTCCGCGAGATAATGTTCTTACTGTCGTTCGCTAATCACGAGAACATCATACGACTGATCGGTCTGCACAAGGCGAACAACGACCGGGATATTTATCTCGTGTTCGAGTACATGG AAATCGATCTTCACAACGTCATTAAGAAGGGCAACCTCCTCAAGGACATCCATAAGGTCTTCATCATGTATCAGCTGTTTAAGGCGATCAAATACATACACTCGGGGAACGTGATACACAGGGACCTGAAG CCGTCGAACGTTCTGCTGAACACTCAGTGCCAGTGTAAAATCGCCGACTTCGGTCTGGCACGGTCGGTCACTCAGATCGGCGAGGGTGACGGCGAAACCGGAAGTGATCCCACCCTCACGGATTACGTCGCAACCCGCTGGTATCGAGCGCCGGAAATACTCGTCGCTTCGAAAAG GTATACGAAGGGCATCGATATGTGGTCACTGGGGTGCATTCTCGGCGAGATGCTTCTTGGAAAGCCGCTATTCCCTGGTTCATCGACGATCAACCAAGTCGAGAGAATAATGGCTACCCTACCGTCGCCCAGTAAAGAAG ATCTGATGTCAGTCTGCGCCGGTTACGGAACCAATTTGCTAGAGAAAACGCCGAACGGACCGAGGCGGTCATTGAGGGATCTGTTACCAGACGTGTCTGAGAAGGCGTTGCACCTTATCAGTAATCTAATAGTATTCAACCCTAATCGCAGGTTAACCGCTGTGGAGGCCTTGGAACACGCCTACGTAGCCAA TTTTCATAAACGGAGCAAAGAACCGGAAAGGGGTTCGAGCGTGGTGCCGCTACTCAGGGACGATGTACAGCTTTCCGTTGACGATTACAGGAATAAGCTGTACTCGATGATGGATGAGAAACATCGAAAACATAAGAATAT GTCCAAGTCTAGGATTAGACGGCTTTCGGAGCACATCAGGAAGGAAACTGCTGTCAATCATTCCAACCCCGTGATCGGACAGGGTGATGGAACTGTTGGCAAGAATCCCGGACATTCGTATCAAGATTTACGCAAGGAAAAAGGCAGAAACGACGTCTACGAGCCTTCCTGTTTGGATG CACGCGCGCATCTAGCGAATAGAAAAACGACGCGGCAGCCGCAGATTGATAGCGGCGAGGGAATCAGGAAGACAAGAACTATAAGCACCTCCATGGAGCCCCAAACACAAAACTCGACTGTGAAGAATCATCGACCGACTG CGAGGAGCGTGGCCACGCAGTACACGTATAACTTAATGAACGGCAATGTAAACAACTTTACGCCTAGCGGGACTAAGAGTTGCCTGTACATTAACCAACAGCACCGTCAATTGTCCAAGTCCCAGCGATCTATACAGTCCGATCAAGTGCCCATG TGTTCTCCTGATGGAAGGTCGGGCCAGCTGGCGCAGGTCGCTCGTACGAAGCCGCGGAAGAACGGCAAACAGACCCGGCAACCTGCCCGCTTTACGTCGGATACAAACTGGCGTGGGCAAGATCGGCAGAGGATTTCGTTCGCCCACGACAGTCCTCAGAGCCTGCAAACGAAGTACTTCGCGAAGACATCGGATAACACGATTTGCTACTATCTCAGATCGAACGACagtcagaacagcaagaacgtcAGCAGCGGCAGCAACGCGAACAGCGCGGAATCGTTGTGCGCTGCGCGCACGACATCTGCCTCGAAGAATCAGGTAATCCGGAATTATCTGACCCAAGTGATGCCGATGCGAGTCGAACAGCAGAAaccagcgccttgtcgaacgaAGAAAAACGCGGATCACGCGATCATTCTGCGAAGCAACGCCGACCGATTAGAGTCCTCCGATTGTCCTGCGAATGGCGCGCGACGAACGAAAAATTCTGCTCCTACACACCGCCACGTAACGAGGGAGCAACCGAAGCACGCCACCGAAGGTGCTAAGTGGTCTGCGCCGGTGAACAACTCGGGTTATCTCAACAATTATCGCCAGAGTCACGGTGTGATAACGGCGTCTGCGTACAAAGACCTGCGAAGCGGGAATATAAAATGGTAG
- the LOC117222250 gene encoding death-associated protein 1, with translation MSSPDECKLKGGHPPAVKAGGMRITQHKSPKEDREIKPIKDADESKPSSSPPKTVMISGFPGKGNADFPPEAVQVFHEKPIPTHDARQIHSSRPIIIQQPRK, from the exons ATGTCGAGTCCCGACGAATGCAAACTCAAGGGCGGACACCCTCCTGCAG TAAAAGCGGGAGGTATGAGAATCACTCAACATAAATCACCAAAAGAAGATCGTGAAATAAAGCCGATTAAGGATGCGGACGAAAGTAAACCATCGAGTAG TCCACCTAAAACTGTAATGATCAGTGGATTTCCTGGAAAAGGGAATGCAGATTTTCCACCAGAAGCTGTCCAAGTCTTCCATGAAAAGCCTATACCAACGCATGATGCACGTCAAATCCACAGTTCGCGTCCCATCATCATCCAACAGCCTAGGAAATGA
- the LOC117222248 gene encoding extracellular signal-regulated kinase 2 isoform X3, which yields MSGKNTTEKVLEIDAHVSKHYDIVRRLGKGAYGIVWKAIDKKNKETVAVKKIFDAFQNQTDAQRTFREIMFLLSFANHENIIRLIGLHKANNDRDIYLVFEYMEIDLHNVIKKGNLLKDIHKVFIMYQLFKAIKYIHSGNVIHRDLKPSNVLLNTQCQCKIADFGLARSVTQIGEGDGETGSDPTLTDYVATRWYRAPEILVASKRYTKGIDMWSLGCILGEMLLGKPLFPGSSTINQVERIMATLPSPSKEDLMSVCAGYGTNLLEKTPNGPRRSLRDLLPDVSEKALHLISNLIVFNPNRRLTAVEALEHAYVANFHKRSKEPERGSSVVPLLRDDVQLSVDDYRNKLYSMMDEKHRKHKNMSKSRIRRLSEHIRKETAVNHSNPVIGQGDGTVGKNPGHSYQDLRKEKGRNDVYEPSCLDARAHLANRKTTRQPQIDSGEGIRKTRTISTSMEPQTQNSTVKNHRPTARSVATQYTYNLMNGNVNNFTPSGTKSCLYINQQHRQLSKSQRSIQSDQVPMATCHVGLL from the exons ATGTCAGGGAAAAACACCACCGAAAAGGTTTTGGAAATCGACGCACACGTCAGCAAACATTATGACATAGTTCGACGTCTCGGCAAGGGG GCCTACGGTATAGTATGGAAGGCGATAGACAAGAAAAACAAGGAGACGGTTGCGGTGAAGAAGATCTTCGACGCCTTCCAAAACCAGACGGACGCGCAGCGCACGTTCCGCGAGATAATGTTCTTACTGTCGTTCGCTAATCACGAGAACATCATACGACTGATCGGTCTGCACAAGGCGAACAACGACCGGGATATTTATCTCGTGTTCGAGTACATGG AAATCGATCTTCACAACGTCATTAAGAAGGGCAACCTCCTCAAGGACATCCATAAGGTCTTCATCATGTATCAGCTGTTTAAGGCGATCAAATACATACACTCGGGGAACGTGATACACAGGGACCTGAAG CCGTCGAACGTTCTGCTGAACACTCAGTGCCAGTGTAAAATCGCCGACTTCGGTCTGGCACGGTCGGTCACTCAGATCGGCGAGGGTGACGGCGAAACCGGAAGTGATCCCACCCTCACGGATTACGTCGCAACCCGCTGGTATCGAGCGCCGGAAATACTCGTCGCTTCGAAAAG GTATACGAAGGGCATCGATATGTGGTCACTGGGGTGCATTCTCGGCGAGATGCTTCTTGGAAAGCCGCTATTCCCTGGTTCATCGACGATCAACCAAGTCGAGAGAATAATGGCTACCCTACCGTCGCCCAGTAAAGAAG ATCTGATGTCAGTCTGCGCCGGTTACGGAACCAATTTGCTAGAGAAAACGCCGAACGGACCGAGGCGGTCATTGAGGGATCTGTTACCAGACGTGTCTGAGAAGGCGTTGCACCTTATCAGTAATCTAATAGTATTCAACCCTAATCGCAGGTTAACCGCTGTGGAGGCCTTGGAACACGCCTACGTAGCCAA TTTTCATAAACGGAGCAAAGAACCGGAAAGGGGTTCGAGCGTGGTGCCGCTACTCAGGGACGATGTACAGCTTTCCGTTGACGATTACAGGAATAAGCTGTACTCGATGATGGATGAGAAACATCGAAAACATAAGAATAT GTCCAAGTCTAGGATTAGACGGCTTTCGGAGCACATCAGGAAGGAAACTGCTGTCAATCATTCCAACCCCGTGATCGGACAGGGTGATGGAACTGTTGGCAAGAATCCCGGACATTCGTATCAAGATTTACGCAAGGAAAAAGGCAGAAACGACGTCTACGAGCCTTCCTGTTTGGATG CACGCGCGCATCTAGCGAATAGAAAAACGACGCGGCAGCCGCAGATTGATAGCGGCGAGGGAATCAGGAAGACAAGAACTATAAGCACCTCCATGGAGCCCCAAACACAAAACTCGACTGTGAAGAATCATCGACCGACTG CGAGGAGCGTGGCCACGCAGTACACGTATAACTTAATGAACGGCAATGTAAACAACTTTACGCCTAGCGGGACTAAGAGTTGCCTGTACATTAACCAACAGCACCGTCAATTGTCCAAGTCCCAGCGATCTATACAGTCCGATCAAGTGCCCATG GCTACTTGTCACGTGGGACTCCTTTAG
- the Prosbeta5 gene encoding proteasome beta5 subunit, whose translation MALAEVCGLKSFVDFNAVREKDNFSREIEAYSGNFINNVQLAVPPYINPAETLARIAEGTDETGKHLKIKFDHGTTTLGFQYQGGIVLAVDSRATGGQFIGSSTMKKIVEINNYLLGTLAGGAADCVYWDRVLAKECRMYELRNRERISIAAASKLLSNIVYNYKGMGLSIGMMLAGWDKRGPGLYYVDSEGTRTPGKVFSVGSGSIYAFGALDSGYHWDLTDEEAYDLGRRSIYHATHRDAYSGGIVRVYHVKSTGWVHISDEDCKDLHYMYQEQKEKGTN comes from the exons ATGGCGCTCGCTGAAGTTTGCGGTCTTAAGTCGTTTGTTGATTTCAATGCAGTACGTGAAAAAGATAATTTTTCACGGGAAATCGAAGCTTATAGTGGAAATTTCATTAACAATGTGCAGTTGGCTGTACCACCGTACATAAAT CCAGCCGAAACTTTAGCTCGCATTGCAGAAGGAACCGATGAAACTGGAAAGCACTTAAAAATCAAATTTGATCATGGAACTACCACATTGGGATTCCAATATCAAGGCGgcattgttcttgctgttgatTCACGTGCAACAGGAGGCCAATTCATTG GTTCATCTACTATGAAAAAGATAGTAGAGATCAATAACTATCTTCTTGGAACATTAGCTGGTGGTGCTGCTGATTGTGTCTATTGGGACCGTGTATTAGCGAAGGAATGTCGTATGTATGAATTACGAAACAGAGAACGAATTTCCATTGCAGCTGCTAGCAAGCTTTTGTCGAATATAGTATACAATTATAAAGGCATGGGATTAAGTATTG GTATGATGCTTGCTGGCTGGGACAAAAGAGGACCTGGTCTATACTATGTTGATTCAGAAGGTACCCGTACTCCAGGAAAAGTTTTCAGTGTAGGATCTGGATCGATCTATGCATTTGGTGCACTTGACTCTGGATACCACTGGGATCTAACTGATGAAGAAGCTTATGACCTTGGCAGAAGATCTATTTATCATGCTACTCATAGAGATGCATACTCTGGTGGAATTGTAAGAG TTTATCACGTAAAATCAACAGGTTGGGTACACATTTCTGATGAAGACTGCAAAGATCTTCATTACATGTAccaagagcaaaaagaaaagGGAactaattaa
- the LOC117222248 gene encoding uncharacterized protein LOC117222248 isoform X2, producing the protein MYQLFKAIKYIHSGNVIHRDLKPSNVLLNTQCQCKIADFGLARSVTQIGEGDGETGSDPTLTDYVATRWYRAPEILVASKRYTKGIDMWSLGCILGEMLLGKPLFPGSSTINQVERIMATLPSPSKEDLMSVCAGYGTNLLEKTPNGPRRSLRDLLPDVSEKALHLISNLIVFNPNRRLTAVEALEHAYVANFHKRSKEPERGSSVVPLLRDDVQLSVDDYRNKLYSMMDEKHRKHKNMSKSRIRRLSEHIRKETAVNHSNPVIGQGDGTVGKNPGHSYQDLRKEKGRNDVYEPSCLDARAHLANRKTTRQPQIDSGEGIRKTRTISTSMEPQTQNSTVKNHRPTARSVATQYTYNLMNGNVNNFTPSGTKSCLYINQQHRQLSKSQRSIQSDQVPMCSPDGRSGQLAQVARTKPRKNGKQTRQPARFTSDTNWRGQDRQRISFAHDSPQSLQTKYFAKTSDNTICYYLRSNDSQNSKNVSSGSNANSAESLCAARTTSASKNQVIRNYLTQVMPMRVEQQKPAPCRTKKNADHAIILRSNADRLESSDCPANGARRTKNSAPTHRHVTREQPKHATEGAKWSAPVNNSGYLNNYRQSHGVITASAYKDLRSGNIKW; encoded by the exons ATGTATCAGCTGTTTAAGGCGATCAAATACATACACTCGGGGAACGTGATACACAGGGACCTGAAG CCGTCGAACGTTCTGCTGAACACTCAGTGCCAGTGTAAAATCGCCGACTTCGGTCTGGCACGGTCGGTCACTCAGATCGGCGAGGGTGACGGCGAAACCGGAAGTGATCCCACCCTCACGGATTACGTCGCAACCCGCTGGTATCGAGCGCCGGAAATACTCGTCGCTTCGAAAAG GTATACGAAGGGCATCGATATGTGGTCACTGGGGTGCATTCTCGGCGAGATGCTTCTTGGAAAGCCGCTATTCCCTGGTTCATCGACGATCAACCAAGTCGAGAGAATAATGGCTACCCTACCGTCGCCCAGTAAAGAAG ATCTGATGTCAGTCTGCGCCGGTTACGGAACCAATTTGCTAGAGAAAACGCCGAACGGACCGAGGCGGTCATTGAGGGATCTGTTACCAGACGTGTCTGAGAAGGCGTTGCACCTTATCAGTAATCTAATAGTATTCAACCCTAATCGCAGGTTAACCGCTGTGGAGGCCTTGGAACACGCCTACGTAGCCAA TTTTCATAAACGGAGCAAAGAACCGGAAAGGGGTTCGAGCGTGGTGCCGCTACTCAGGGACGATGTACAGCTTTCCGTTGACGATTACAGGAATAAGCTGTACTCGATGATGGATGAGAAACATCGAAAACATAAGAATAT GTCCAAGTCTAGGATTAGACGGCTTTCGGAGCACATCAGGAAGGAAACTGCTGTCAATCATTCCAACCCCGTGATCGGACAGGGTGATGGAACTGTTGGCAAGAATCCCGGACATTCGTATCAAGATTTACGCAAGGAAAAAGGCAGAAACGACGTCTACGAGCCTTCCTGTTTGGATG CACGCGCGCATCTAGCGAATAGAAAAACGACGCGGCAGCCGCAGATTGATAGCGGCGAGGGAATCAGGAAGACAAGAACTATAAGCACCTCCATGGAGCCCCAAACACAAAACTCGACTGTGAAGAATCATCGACCGACTG CGAGGAGCGTGGCCACGCAGTACACGTATAACTTAATGAACGGCAATGTAAACAACTTTACGCCTAGCGGGACTAAGAGTTGCCTGTACATTAACCAACAGCACCGTCAATTGTCCAAGTCCCAGCGATCTATACAGTCCGATCAAGTGCCCATG TGTTCTCCTGATGGAAGGTCGGGCCAGCTGGCGCAGGTCGCTCGTACGAAGCCGCGGAAGAACGGCAAACAGACCCGGCAACCTGCCCGCTTTACGTCGGATACAAACTGGCGTGGGCAAGATCGGCAGAGGATTTCGTTCGCCCACGACAGTCCTCAGAGCCTGCAAACGAAGTACTTCGCGAAGACATCGGATAACACGATTTGCTACTATCTCAGATCGAACGACagtcagaacagcaagaacgtcAGCAGCGGCAGCAACGCGAACAGCGCGGAATCGTTGTGCGCTGCGCGCACGACATCTGCCTCGAAGAATCAGGTAATCCGGAATTATCTGACCCAAGTGATGCCGATGCGAGTCGAACAGCAGAAaccagcgccttgtcgaacgaAGAAAAACGCGGATCACGCGATCATTCTGCGAAGCAACGCCGACCGATTAGAGTCCTCCGATTGTCCTGCGAATGGCGCGCGACGAACGAAAAATTCTGCTCCTACACACCGCCACGTAACGAGGGAGCAACCGAAGCACGCCACCGAAGGTGCTAAGTGGTCTGCGCCGGTGAACAACTCGGGTTATCTCAACAATTATCGCCAGAGTCACGGTGTGATAACGGCGTCTGCGTACAAAGACCTGCGAAGCGGGAATATAAAATGGTAG